In Catenulispora sp. MAP5-51, the sequence TCGCCGGCCACCGCTATGCGCGAGGCGTCCAGGCCCCGGGCGGCGCCGTCGCTGACGACCCAGCGTGCCACGGCGAAGTTCTGCTCGATCGCCACCGGGTAGCGCGCCTCCGGGGACAGGTCGTACTCGGGGAAGACGACCGCCGCCCGGGCCCCGACGGCCAGCTCGCGCACCAGCCGGTCGTGGGTGTGGGCGTTGCCGAACACCCAGCCCGCGCCGTGGATGTAGATGATCACGGGGAGCACGCCGGTGCTGCCGGCCGGCTTGACGATCCGGGCCCGCACCTGGCCGGTCGGCCCGCCGGGGACGGTGATCCACTCCTCGTCGACGGCCGGCTTGGCGATCTCGCCGGACTGCACCTCGTCGACGGCCTTGCGGCCCTCGACCGGCCCCAGGTCGAACAGGTACGGCGGGTTGGCGGTCGCGGCGGCGAAGTCGGCGGCGGCCTGTTCGAGGACGGGGACGGGAGCGGGGGCGGGGGCGGCGGCGGGCACGTACTCGGACATGGCTGACTCCTCGTGGTTCGGTGAGCCGGGGGAAGCTCACGGCCCGAACACTAGCGCGCGATTACATCGTGCACAAGTTAAATGCTCACGAGGGGATCGTCTCCACGGCTATGCTGGTGGTCATGGACACCGCACGATCCGTGAACGACACCCCGGCCTCGGACGACGGCTTCACGATGCTGCTGGACGACCAGCTCTGCTTTGCCCTGTACGCGGCCTCGCGCGCCGTGACCCAGCGCTACCGCCCGCTGCTCGA encodes:
- a CDS encoding alpha/beta hydrolase → MSEYVPAAAPAPAPVPVLEQAAADFAAATANPPYLFDLGPVEGRKAVDEVQSGEIAKPAVDEEWITVPGGPTGQVRARIVKPAGSTGVLPVIIYIHGAGWVFGNAHTHDRLVRELAVGARAAVVFPEYDLSPEARYPVAIEQNFAVARWVVSDGAARGLDASRIAVAGDSVGGNMAAALTLMAKERGGIRLVQQVLFYPVTDASFDTASYHQFAEGYFLRRDAMQWFWDQYTTDPAQRAEITASPLRASVEQLADLPPALVVTGEADVLRDEGEAYANKLRQAGVPVTAVRYQGVIHDFVMLNALRETHAAEGAINQAVAVLRTALGTN